A genomic stretch from Kogia breviceps isolate mKogBre1 chromosome 1, mKogBre1 haplotype 1, whole genome shotgun sequence includes:
- the RER1 gene encoding protein RER1 yields MSEGDSVGDSVHGKPSVVYRFFTRLGQIYQSWLDKSTPYTAVRWVVTLGLSFVYMIRVYLLQGWYIVTYALGIYHLNLFIAFLSPKVDPSLMEDSDDGPSLPTKQNEEFRPFIRRLPEFKFWHAATKGILVAMVCTFFEAFNVPVFWPILVMYFIMLFCITMKRQIKHMIKYRYIPFTHGKRTYKGKEDAGKTFAS; encoded by the exons ATGTCCGAAGGTGACAGTGTGGGAGATTCCGTCCATGGGAAGCCTTCTGTGGTGTACAGATTCTTCACAAGGCTTGGACAG ATCTATCAGTCCTGGCTGGACAAGTCTACGCCATACACGGCTGTGCGATGGGTGGTGACGCTGGGCCTGAGCTTCGTTTACATGATCCGAGTTTACCTGCTGCAG gGTTGGTACATCGTGACCTACGCCTTGGGAATCTACCATCTAAATCTCTTCATAGCTTTCCTGTCTCCAAAAGTGGATCCCTCCTTAATGGAAGATTCAG ACGACGGCCCCTCGTTACCAACCAAACAGAATGAGGAGTTCCGGCCCTTCATTCGAAGGCTCCCAGAGTTTAAGTTTTG GCACGCAGCGACCAAGGGCATCCTGGTGGCCATGGTCTGCACCTTCTTTGAGGCATTCAACGTCCCGGTGTTCTGGCCCATCCTGGTGATGTACTTCATCATGCTTTTCTGTATCACGATGAAGAGGCAAATAAAG CACATGATCAAGTACCGGTACATCCCGTTCACGCACGGCAAGAGGACGTACAAGGGGAAGGAGGACGCGGGCAAGACGTTCGCCAGCTAG